Proteins encoded within one genomic window of Lysinibacillus louembei:
- the smpB gene encoding SsrA-binding protein SmpB — protein sequence MAKGTGKVLAQNKKAGHDYFIEEIYEAGLVLTGTEIKSIRAGKVQLKDSHIRIRNGEAWVYNMHVSPFDQGNRFNHDPLRNRKLLLHKRQIGQLVGAVKRDGYTIVPLKMYIKDGYAKLLIGLGKGKKDHDKRDDLRKKEAKREMERAFKDRQR from the coding sequence ATGGCAAAAGGAACGGGCAAAGTACTAGCCCAAAACAAAAAAGCAGGACACGACTACTTCATCGAAGAAATATACGAAGCAGGCCTCGTCCTAACAGGCACAGAAATCAAATCAATCCGCGCAGGCAAAGTCCAACTAAAGGACTCGCACATTCGCATACGCAATGGTGAAGCATGGGTCTACAACATGCACGTCAGCCCATTCGACCAAGGTAACCGCTTCAACCACGACCCACTACGCAACCGCAAGCTCCTACTACACAAACGACAAATCGGTCAGCTAGTAGGCGCAGTCAAACGCGATGGCTACACAATCGTGCCATTAAAAATGTACATTAAGGACGGTTATGCAAAACTATTAATCGGTCTCGGTAAAGGGAAGAAGGACCACGATAAACGCGATGATCTACGCAAAAAAGAAGCAAAGCGTGAAATGGAACGTGCTTTCAAGGATCGCCAACGCTAA
- a CDS encoding sensor histidine kinase translates to MKLKTKINLFSTLLTLFIITTSFTGIFLIYQKLAFQNEYTQLQNRAGELMSGMSKVDANVNISSFLRAYIPSNGALRIVDENDEQLMNMQATATVERIPFVLEENADYTISYWKDMPIIATNYPLIWSTGEVVTLQLIEPLPNIAQNIALLKWILIAMALVAIIPIYLASSILAGIIAKPIQQLTTTMQQNITTNRYEQLPLQQNKKDEIAEMTTTYNALMHRLEDNYLKQQQFVGNASHELKTPLTVIESYAKLLQRRGFQNEQVAYEALTAITKETANMQDMITQMLQLASVNENVEIASSQTNIEPLLQEIAMTMQQAYAREVRIEGNSFMLMTDAAKLKQLLFIFIDNARKYSDQPITVTMTDKQIIIEDTGIGIPEKDLPHLFERFYRVDKARNRKTGGTGLGLAIAKELADLLHLTIQISSAVGVGTTVTISSKDVMIHE, encoded by the coding sequence ATGAAGCTTAAAACGAAGATTAATTTATTTTCGACATTGCTTACATTATTTATTATTACGACAAGCTTTACAGGTATATTTCTGATTTATCAAAAGCTCGCCTTTCAAAATGAATATACACAGCTGCAAAATCGCGCAGGTGAATTAATGAGTGGGATGAGCAAGGTAGATGCCAACGTGAATATTAGCTCCTTTTTGCGTGCGTATATCCCGTCAAATGGTGCTTTGCGCATCGTAGACGAGAATGATGAACAGCTAATGAATATGCAGGCGACGGCAACTGTTGAGCGCATCCCTTTCGTATTAGAGGAAAATGCCGATTATACGATTTCTTATTGGAAAGATATGCCTATCATCGCAACCAACTATCCGCTTATTTGGTCAACAGGTGAAGTTGTTACATTACAATTGATTGAGCCATTGCCTAATATTGCGCAAAACATTGCCCTTTTAAAATGGATTTTAATTGCTATGGCATTAGTTGCAATTATTCCAATTTATTTAGCGAGCTCGATTTTAGCAGGTATTATCGCAAAGCCAATTCAACAGCTGACAACGACAATGCAGCAAAACATTACAACAAATCGCTATGAGCAGTTACCTTTACAGCAAAATAAAAAAGATGAAATTGCGGAGATGACAACGACCTATAATGCGCTAATGCATCGTTTAGAGGACAATTATTTGAAGCAGCAGCAATTTGTTGGCAATGCCTCACATGAGCTGAAAACGCCGCTCACTGTTATCGAAAGCTATGCCAAGCTTTTGCAGCGTCGTGGCTTTCAAAATGAGCAGGTCGCTTACGAGGCGCTAACAGCCATTACGAAGGAAACAGCAAATATGCAGGATATGATTACACAAATGCTACAGCTTGCCTCTGTCAACGAAAATGTTGAAATTGCTTCATCTCAGACAAATATTGAGCCGTTATTGCAGGAAATTGCCATGACAATGCAGCAGGCCTATGCGCGTGAAGTTCGCATAGAAGGCAATAGCTTTATGTTGATGACAGATGCTGCGAAATTAAAGCAGCTGCTCTTTATTTTTATTGATAATGCGCGTAAATATAGCGATCAGCCCATTACAGTAACAATGACAGATAAGCAAATTATTATTGAGGATACAGGTATCGGTATACCTGAAAAGGATTTACCACATTTATTTGAGCGCTTTTATCGTGTTGATAAAGCGCGTAATCGTAAAACAGGTGGCACTGGGCTTGGTTTGGCAATTGCTAAGGAGCTAGCTGATTTACTGCATTTAACGATACAAATTAGCAGTGCTGTCGGTGTTGGTACAACTGTGACAATTTCGAGTAAGGATGTGATGATACATGAATAG
- the secG gene encoding preprotein translocase subunit SecG, with amino-acid sequence MHTLLMTLLIIVSIALIVTVLLQSGKSAGLSGAISGGAEQLFGKQKARGMDLILHRTTIVLAVIFFILTLAITKI; translated from the coding sequence ATGCATACGTTATTAATGACTTTACTTATTATCGTTTCGATTGCTTTAATTGTTACTGTATTATTACAATCAGGTAAAAGTGCAGGTTTATCAGGGGCCATCTCTGGTGGAGCGGAGCAACTATTCGGTAAACAAAAAGCGCGCGGTATGGATTTAATTTTACACCGCACAACAATCGTATTAGCGGTAATTTTCTTTATTTTAACACTTGCTATTACAAAAATTTAA
- a CDS encoding alpha/beta hydrolase: protein MKLTQPKPFFFQAGKRAVLLLHGFTGTSADVRMLGRFLEKKGYTSHAPHYKGHGVPPEELLVTNPSQWWQDVQNGYQFLKEQGYEEIAVAGLSLGGVFSLKLAMNFPVKGIVTMCSPMTMRTLDIMFDGVLDYAKQYKKYEGKTDEQIELELQAIRQQGMPSLKDLQKLVDDVYREIDMIYAPIFVVQATKDDVINPDSANMIYEGVESLKKSMKWYDNSGHVITLDKEKEQLHEDVYAFLQSLDWHVD, encoded by the coding sequence ATGAAATTAACACAGCCAAAACCATTTTTCTTTCAAGCGGGGAAGCGAGCTGTACTGCTATTGCATGGCTTTACAGGTACCTCTGCCGATGTGCGCATGCTTGGACGTTTTTTAGAGAAGAAGGGCTACACTTCTCATGCGCCACATTATAAGGGGCATGGTGTACCGCCAGAGGAGCTACTCGTGACGAATCCAAGTCAGTGGTGGCAGGATGTGCAGAATGGCTACCAATTTTTAAAGGAACAAGGCTATGAGGAAATTGCGGTTGCGGGCTTATCCCTTGGTGGTGTTTTTTCATTAAAGCTGGCAATGAACTTTCCAGTGAAGGGCATCGTGACAATGTGTTCACCGATGACGATGCGCACATTAGATATTATGTTTGACGGTGTGCTAGACTATGCAAAGCAATATAAAAAATATGAAGGAAAAACTGACGAGCAAATCGAACTAGAATTGCAAGCGATTCGTCAGCAGGGCATGCCGTCCTTAAAGGATTTGCAAAAGCTTGTTGACGATGTATACCGCGAAATTGATATGATTTATGCACCGATTTTCGTCGTGCAGGCAACAAAAGATGACGTAATTAATCCAGATTCCGCGAATATGATTTACGAAGGTGTGGAATCCTTAAAGAAATCGATGAAATGGTATGACAATTCAGGACATGTCATTACACTAGATAAAGAAAAGGAACAGCTACATGAGGATGTGTATGCCTTTTTACAGTCACTTGATTGGCATGTTGACTAA
- a CDS encoding tyrosine-type recombinase/integrase, which yields MSRSRKHGVFAVSGDVVAISNKQKELRKDDKEIQKALETIFHQMRIAGNRQRTIESYAYIFQQFVEMCHIEYVEDINIDKMYHYLDVLEVTPATKLIRLKSIKAVLSKFYNNGWIKDRFWSNIQIKIDKEVKKGAKESDIDRLLRLIDQTTFIGFRDACAIKLMYKSGIRIRTLGELRERHIDFENMCLNLDGSILKNHKFLKLPIDMEVVEMLKILIELNKGIRTHFGTDNRNVFITQNGTPMNTSKSSNCAISKQLNKYAKRYNLENINAHAIRRAYAKNLHDKGASIALISKALGHSDLAVTTQYLDLDVEEVAKDLRDYL from the coding sequence ATGTCCAGAAGTAGAAAACATGGCGTATTTGCAGTAAGCGGTGATGTAGTAGCTATATCGAACAAGCAAAAAGAGCTAAGGAAAGATGATAAAGAAATTCAGAAAGCACTTGAAACGATTTTTCATCAAATGCGTATTGCTGGCAATAGGCAACGCACAATTGAAAGCTATGCGTATATTTTTCAGCAATTTGTAGAAATGTGCCATATCGAATATGTAGAGGATATTAATATTGATAAGATGTATCACTATTTGGATGTTTTAGAGGTTACACCAGCAACTAAATTAATTCGATTAAAATCCATTAAAGCCGTACTGAGTAAGTTTTATAATAATGGTTGGATTAAAGACCGCTTCTGGAGCAATATTCAAATTAAAATTGATAAAGAAGTGAAAAAAGGAGCAAAGGAATCAGATATAGATAGGCTTCTTCGATTGATTGACCAAACAACATTCATTGGCTTTAGAGATGCTTGTGCAATTAAGTTGATGTACAAATCAGGTATTCGGATTCGCACATTGGGGGAGCTTAGAGAGCGCCATATTGACTTTGAAAATATGTGCTTAAATCTCGATGGCTCAATATTAAAAAATCACAAATTCTTAAAGTTGCCTATTGATATGGAAGTCGTTGAAATGCTTAAAATATTGATTGAGCTTAATAAAGGCATTCGTACTCATTTCGGCACAGATAATCGCAATGTCTTTATTACACAAAATGGCACACCAATGAATACAAGTAAATCATCAAATTGTGCCATATCTAAGCAGCTTAATAAATATGCGAAGCGATATAATTTAGAAAATATCAATGCTCACGCTATTAGAAGAGCCTATGCAAAGAATTTACATGATAAGGGTGCAAGCATAGCTTTAATCAGCAAAGCACTTGGACATAGTGATTTAGCCGTTACAACGCAATATTTAGACTTAGATGTTGAAGAAGTAGCAAAAGATTTAAGAGATTATTTATAG
- a CDS encoding response regulator transcription factor — protein MQKILIIEDEPQIARVLQLELEFENYATKVAHTGAEGLIAYREEQWDLVLLDVMLPEMNGFEVLQRIRKKDDTPVILLTAKGLVEDKVTGLDLGANDYVTKPFDFEELLARIRAALRTRTVQHEEQLRFADLFLNEQTREVTRAGQAIHLTPREYDLLVHFLKHPQHVQSREQILTTVWGYDYFGDTNVVDVYVRYLRQKIDAVGTPLLHTVRGVGYVLKVANDEA, from the coding sequence ATGCAAAAAATTTTAATTATAGAGGATGAGCCACAAATTGCACGTGTTTTGCAATTGGAGCTTGAATTTGAAAACTACGCAACAAAGGTAGCACATACAGGAGCAGAAGGATTAATTGCCTATCGCGAGGAGCAGTGGGACCTCGTATTGCTCGATGTGATGCTGCCTGAGATGAACGGCTTTGAAGTATTGCAGCGCATTCGGAAAAAGGATGATACACCTGTAATTTTGCTCACAGCAAAGGGGCTCGTTGAAGATAAGGTAACGGGACTGGATTTAGGGGCAAATGATTATGTCACAAAGCCCTTTGATTTTGAGGAATTGCTCGCCCGTATTCGTGCTGCTTTGCGCACAAGAACTGTACAGCACGAGGAACAACTGAGGTTTGCGGATTTATTTTTAAATGAGCAGACACGCGAGGTGACGCGTGCGGGACAAGCAATTCATTTAACGCCACGCGAATATGATTTACTCGTTCATTTTTTAAAGCATCCACAGCATGTGCAAAGTCGAGAGCAAATTTTAACGACCGTTTGGGGCTATGATTATTTTGGCGATACGAACGTTGTTGATGTCTATGTTCGTTATTTGCGTCAAAAAATTGATGCAGTAGGTACTCCCCTGCTTCATACAGTACGCGGTGTTGGTTATGTCTTGAAGGTAGCGAACGATGAAGCTTAA
- the rnr gene encoding ribonuclease R has protein sequence MTQKNDLQQRLLELMKSQEYKPMTVSEIEDTFGMIEAEEFKELVKTLVKMEAQGYVVRSRANRYGLPERMNLLRGRFIGHAKGFGFVAPEEEGMDDIFIPPHEINGALNGDTVLIRVLNESSGDRREGTITKIVERSKTTFVGTYQANRGFGFVIPDDKKLNMDIYVAKEDTLGAVDGHKVVVEVTAWPDEIKSASGMVTKILGHKNDPGVDILSILYKYDIPPEFPQEVVDAAGQVSDEVSEQDLIGRRDLRNEVIVTIDGADAKDLDDAVTVTKNADGTYKLGVHIADVSHYVAEGSVLDQEAYERATSVYLTDRVIPMIPHRLSNGICSLNPQVDRLTLSCEMTIDGSGQVVQHEIFQSVINTTERMTYTDVYKILEEPDEHPELLQRYEQLVPMFQQMAELAAILRQKRMARGAIDFDFKESKVLVNEEGWPTDIVLRERTVAERLIEEFMLAANETIAEHFHWMELPFLYRIHEDPKPEKLQRFFEFVTNFGLVIKGTGNSVHPKALQEIIRSIEGMPEEPVISTMLLRSLQQAKYYPESLGHFGLSTDYYTHFTSPIRRYPDLIVHRLIRTYLINGDTSKETVFKWQQAMDEIADHTSERERRAVEAERDTDALKKAQFMFDKIGEEFVGMVSSLTNFGMFVELPNTVEGLVHISNMTDDYYRFDDRQMVLIGERTGRQFHIGDEVTVRVANVVIEESSIDFEVVGMVTSHGGRPRKATPKVIHAGRSEKKSGERSERRDRRKRDDERPGRKKSKTAERDPRGRRKDDKAKDKPKFYEGVAKKGKKKKRK, from the coding sequence ATGACGCAAAAAAATGATTTACAGCAGCGCTTGCTAGAGCTGATGAAAAGTCAAGAGTACAAGCCAATGACCGTTTCAGAAATTGAAGATACCTTTGGCATGATTGAAGCAGAGGAATTTAAAGAGCTTGTCAAAACATTAGTAAAGATGGAAGCACAGGGCTATGTCGTACGCTCACGTGCCAATCGCTATGGCTTGCCAGAGCGCATGAATTTATTGCGCGGACGCTTTATCGGCCATGCAAAAGGCTTCGGCTTCGTTGCACCTGAGGAAGAGGGTATGGATGATATTTTTATCCCGCCACATGAAATTAATGGTGCATTAAATGGTGATACGGTATTAATCCGCGTATTAAATGAATCATCAGGCGACCGTCGTGAAGGAACGATTACGAAAATTGTTGAGCGTAGCAAAACGACTTTCGTCGGTACATACCAAGCAAATCGTGGCTTTGGTTTTGTAATACCTGATGATAAAAAATTAAATATGGACATTTATGTAGCCAAAGAGGATACACTCGGCGCAGTAGATGGACATAAGGTCGTTGTCGAAGTAACCGCATGGCCAGATGAAATTAAATCGGCTTCGGGTATGGTGACAAAAATATTAGGGCATAAAAATGACCCTGGTGTTGATATTTTATCGATTCTTTATAAATATGATATCCCACCTGAATTTCCGCAAGAGGTTGTTGATGCGGCAGGGCAAGTATCTGATGAAGTATCAGAGCAGGATTTAATCGGGCGTCGTGATCTACGCAATGAAGTCATTGTGACAATTGATGGCGCAGATGCCAAGGATTTAGATGATGCCGTAACCGTAACGAAAAATGCGGATGGCACATACAAGCTTGGTGTGCATATTGCGGATGTGAGCCATTATGTAGCAGAGGGCTCTGTATTAGACCAAGAAGCATATGAGCGTGCCACATCTGTTTATTTAACAGACCGCGTAATTCCAATGATTCCGCACCGCTTATCAAACGGTATTTGTTCATTGAATCCACAAGTAGACCGCTTGACACTATCTTGTGAAATGACAATTGATGGTAGCGGGCAAGTTGTGCAGCACGAAATTTTCCAAAGTGTTATTAACACAACAGAGCGTATGACCTATACAGATGTTTATAAAATTTTAGAGGAGCCTGATGAGCATCCAGAGCTACTACAACGCTATGAGCAGCTTGTACCGATGTTTCAGCAAATGGCAGAGCTAGCCGCTATTTTACGTCAAAAGCGTATGGCGCGCGGAGCAATTGACTTTGATTTCAAGGAATCAAAAGTATTAGTGAATGAAGAAGGCTGGCCAACCGATATTGTGCTGCGTGAACGCACAGTAGCGGAGCGCTTAATCGAGGAATTTATGCTTGCTGCGAACGAAACGATTGCCGAGCATTTCCACTGGATGGAGCTACCATTCCTTTATCGTATACACGAAGACCCAAAACCAGAAAAGCTACAGCGCTTCTTTGAGTTTGTAACGAATTTTGGCTTAGTCATAAAAGGAACAGGTAACTCTGTTCATCCAAAAGCATTGCAGGAAATTATTCGCTCGATTGAAGGGATGCCTGAGGAGCCAGTTATTTCAACGATGCTACTGCGCTCTTTACAGCAGGCAAAATACTATCCAGAATCGTTAGGGCATTTCGGCTTATCGACAGACTATTACACGCATTTCACATCGCCAATTCGCCGTTACCCAGACTTAATCGTGCATCGCTTGATTCGCACGTATTTAATTAATGGTGACACATCAAAGGAAACGGTATTCAAATGGCAGCAAGCGATGGATGAAATAGCTGACCATACATCAGAGCGCGAACGCCGTGCTGTAGAAGCAGAGCGCGACACAGACGCACTGAAAAAAGCACAATTTATGTTTGATAAAATTGGTGAAGAATTTGTCGGCATGGTATCATCCTTGACAAACTTCGGCATGTTTGTCGAGCTACCAAATACGGTAGAAGGCCTTGTCCATATTAGCAATATGACAGACGACTACTACCGCTTCGATGACCGCCAAATGGTATTAATCGGCGAGCGCACAGGACGCCAATTCCATATCGGTGATGAAGTGACAGTACGTGTCGCAAACGTAGTTATCGAGGAATCATCCATCGACTTTGAAGTTGTTGGTATGGTCACATCACACGGTGGACGTCCACGCAAAGCTACACCAAAGGTTATTCATGCAGGACGCAGTGAAAAGAAAAGTGGCGAACGCTCAGAGCGCCGTGACAGAAGAAAGCGTGACGATGAACGCCCAGGACGCAAAAAAAGCAAAACAGCTGAACGTGACCCACGCGGACGCCGCAAAGACGACAAAGCAAAGGACAAACCAAAATTCTACGAAGGCGTCGCTAAAAAAGGCAAAAAGAAAAAGAGAAAATAA